A window of Bradyrhizobium sp. AZCC 1719 genomic DNA:
CACGAACAGGAAACCTTCGACCTGCTCGAAGCCGGCGTCAGCCAAGCTGTTGAAGCCGCGGGCGCGGGCGACGGACAGCAGCGTATCCTCCAGCAACACCCGATATTCCGGCGAATTCTCGATGCGCTTGAGCACCATCCAGGCGCCGGCGGTCTCAATGCTCTTCACGACTTCGACGGGGTCGAGGTCGACGGAGGGAATCGCATCCGGATCCTGGCTGATCGCGACCTTGCCGGAATTATATTCGATCAGGTCGCGCGGCAGCTCGGAAGCCAATTGCGCGATGCGTGGCAGCGTCAGCAGCGGATGGCCGCCGAGCTTGTGGCGGATCGCAAACGGCTTTAGCGGAAAGTCGCGGCGGAGCGCGTCATGGTCGGCCGTAATGACGGGCGCTACGGCGGTGAGCGTATTCATTTAGGATTTCTCCCGACTCTTTCTGACGAAATGGACGAGACGCCGCGCCGGCTCGCGGATTGCGGACCGCAAGGGGAGCGCGGCGCGAATCAACGCCACCACCGGATCGTTCCGCCGCAGCGGAATCAACACGTCGCCGATCGCAAGGCGTCCGCGCCAGATCGGGTTGATCATGGGATGGTCGGGATTTGCGGTGGAATCCACCATGGCAATGGCTGGATCGGCGCAAAGATGCTGCGTTAGCTCCAGCGTCAGTTGCACGCCCGGCGAAAACTTCGCAAAGCGCTCGTCGACGCCGAGCTTGAAGTAGAAGGCGCGATCCTGATGGCGCAGCACGATCGCTGCCGCCACGGGTGTTTCGCCGGCGCGCAAGGTCACGATCTCGCATTGGCCGGTCTCTGCCAGCGCAGAAGTGGCGCGGCGGACGAATGCCGCATCGCCCTCGTGCTGGCCGAGGGCCGTGCCGCGCTGGCCCTTCCAGCCGCTGGCTTCCAGCACCAGGAAGGTTTCGACAGCGGCAGCAATCTCGCCGGGCGTCCGCGCCACGTCGAAATGGACGGCGCCGTGTTCGGCGAGGCGATTGCGCTGACGGCGCAGTTCTTTCAGTTTCTTTGCGCCGAGCGCGTCGCGCAGCACTGTATCGGCGTCGGCCGTGGCATCGAGGCAGGCGCGGACATGCGACTGCAGCACCAGCGGCTGCATGCCGCCGCGATGCAGCACATTGGTGAAGGCCTTCATGGCTGCGCCATCGAGCGGGGTGGCGCGGAAAATCAGCGCATGCGCGCCGGCCCGCCTGGCCCGGCGCAGGATGCTCGTGACGGCTTCCTCAGCCATGTCACGATCGAGCAGCGGCGTGCAAAGCGTGCCGTAGGGATCGGCGCTGACCAGAGCGGGCAGCGGGATCTTGTAGGCGCGCCACATCGAGATCACGGGCACAAGGCCGATCAAGGTGGATGCATCGTGCCACGCGCCGAGCGCGGCGGCATTCGAGCGGCCCCGCGCCGAAGCATTCACCGCCAATTCCCATTCGGGCAAGTAATAGCCGTTCGGCTCGGCGGCGCCATCGGTGAGTGCGCGCCATTGGGGTGCGGAGATGTCGGTAAGCGGCGTCAGCGCCTCGCCGATGGCTGGCGCATTCGCCTCCTTGCTCGATGCCCGGCGCACCGTCGATGTATCGGTAATATCGACCACTTCCCCGAATCCCCGTTCGCGTTTTTTATGCCGGCAACACCTTGAGGCGCCGCCGGCTCATCGCGTTCACAGGGTGACCCTAGCGAAAAGAGTTGGAAAATAGCGTTGCTGCGATGCTCGGATTTGAGGTGTCGCGTTAACCGATCGTTCAGGCTGATCAAACCGCTCGGCGTCACGCCACCTCGGCGGCTGCGGGAGCGGTCAGGAATTTGGCTTCAAGATCCCGAGCCGGCATCGGCTTGCCGAAGAAATAACCCTGTCCCTCTTCGCAGCCCATCCTGACCAGGCAGTCGGCCGTGGCGCGGTCCTCGACGCCTTCGGCGATGACGGACAGGCCGAGCTGCTTGCTCAGTCCGATGGTCGAACTAACGATCGCCGCGTCGTCGGGATTGGTCAGCAAGCCCAACACGAACGAGCGGTCGATCTTCAGCCCGTCGAGTGGGAATTTCTTCAGATAGCTCAAGCTGGCAAAGCCAGTGCCGAAATCGTCGAAGGACAGGCGAACGCCAAGCTCCTGAATCTCGAGGAACGTATTCAGCGCGCCCTGCTCATCGTGGAGCAGGATGTCTTCGGTGACCTCGAGCTCGAGGCTGGTTGGACTCAAGCCGGTGCTGGCGAGCACCTGCGCGACCGAGACCGCGAGGTCACCGGACTCCAACTGGGACGGCGAAAGGTTGACGCCGATGCGGAGCTTGTGTCCCGCCCGTTCCCAGGCGGCTCCCTGGGTGCAGGCGGTTTGGAGAACCCATTCGGCGATCCGCTCGGAAATCGGGGAGGTGTTGACGACCGGCATGAATTCGCCCGGCGAAACCAGGCCCCGCACGGGATGACGCCAGCGGATCAGGGCTTCGGCGCCGATCAATCGGCCGTCGGCCAGATGAAATTGTGGTTGGTAGAACAATTCGAACTGATTGCGTTCCGCGGCCAGCGCCAGCTCTGCTTCCAGCGTCAGGCGCGTCTCCAGCTCGCGGCGGATCGAGTCTTCGAACAGCACGTGGCCGCCGCGGTTGGTCGCCTTGGCGCGGCTCAGCGCCAGATGGGCGTTGCTGAGGAGTTCGTCCGCTGTTCGTCCATCGCCCGGGCAAGCGGCGGCTCCAATGCTGACCTTGACGCGGAGGTGGCGGTTTCCGGCCAGCAGCGGCGCATCGAAGCCGTCGCCGA
This region includes:
- a CDS encoding GNAT family N-acetyltransferase, giving the protein MVDITDTSTVRRASSKEANAPAIGEALTPLTDISAPQWRALTDGAAEPNGYYLPEWELAVNASARGRSNAAALGAWHDASTLIGLVPVISMWRAYKIPLPALVSADPYGTLCTPLLDRDMAEEAVTSILRRARRAGAHALIFRATPLDGAAMKAFTNVLHRGGMQPLVLQSHVRACLDATADADTVLRDALGAKKLKELRRQRNRLAEHGAVHFDVARTPGEIAAAVETFLVLEASGWKGQRGTALGQHEGDAAFVRRATSALAETGQCEIVTLRAGETPVAAAIVLRHQDRAFYFKLGVDERFAKFSPGVQLTLELTQHLCADPAIAMVDSTANPDHPMINPIWRGRLAIGDVLIPLRRNDPVVALIRAALPLRSAIREPARRLVHFVRKSREKS